In Juglans microcarpa x Juglans regia isolate MS1-56 chromosome 4S, Jm3101_v1.0, whole genome shotgun sequence, a single window of DNA contains:
- the LOC121262514 gene encoding kinesin-like protein KIN-14I isoform X6: MAAKTTTMEGALSFSVADVVEDVLQQHGNRHSGLDLESRKAKEAASRRKEAAGWLRKMVGVVAAKDLPAEPSEEEFRLGLRSGIILCNALNKVHSGAVPKVVESPCDSALVPDGAALSAFQYFENVRNFLVAVQEMGIPTFEASDLEQPTNCSLSMLVRAVLLDKKPEEVPMLVESVLSKVVEEFEHRIASQLELMKTTPKDMAFSHGNRLKFASGDKKTEDKNEKVRKEEEFIQKTYVSDEKSKGRLLKQKMAFDQQHRDLQELKHTLHTTKAGMQFMQMKFHEELNNLGMHIHGLAHAASGFHRVLEENRKLYNQVQDLKGSIRVYCRVRPFLSGQSNHFSIVDYTEDEIITISTPLKHGKGRSFSFNKVFGPSATQAEVFSDMQPLIRSVLDGFNVCIFAYGQTGSGKTYTMTGPRELTDKSQGVNYRALSDLFHLAKQREETFCYDVSVQMIEIYNEQVRDLLITDGTNKRLEIRNNSHNGLNVPDANLMPVSSTSDVIDLMNLGQRNRAVGATALNDRSSRSHSCLTVHVQGRDLTSGTILRGCMHLVDLAGSERVNKSEVTGDRLKEAQHINRSLSALGDVISSLAQKNPHVPYRNSKLTQLLQDSLGGQAKTLMFVHISPEPDALGETISTLKFAERVATVELGAARVNKDNADVKELKEQIASLKAALARKGEPEYMQTSVSRSSEKYRMKPSGLSPFQSKKQDAGFLGDRSSCRQPMGDVGNNIEVLKKSASRQKTQSFDLDELLVNSPPWHPVGGNGRNYGEDDREMGSGEWVDKVMVNKHDVGKVENPFGSWAEDNGDLADVFYQKYLPDSSQSYPHQSNNMFMGGNQFNVTSTDEMDEHDATTSDSSDPDLLWQFNHTKLTSMTHGIGAKPKKSNPKPENSPELSKNTKASLGPSPLGKLSKGAGAHLQWSGRQQSSMETKRKAGNRK; this comes from the exons ATGGCAGCGAAGACGACGACGATGGAGGGTGCATTGTCATTTTCGGTGGCGGATGTGGTCGAGGATGTACTCCAGCAGCACGGGAACCGCCACAGCGGTCTTGATCTCGAGTCTAGAAAAGCTAAGGAAGCag CGTCGAGAAGAAAAGAAGCGGCGGGGTGGCTGAGAAAGATGGTAGGAGTAGTCGCGGCGAAGGATTTGCCAGCGGAGCCTTCGGAGGAAGAGTTCAGGCTTGGATTGAGAAGTGGGATTATTCTGTGCAATGCTCTCAATAAGGTTCACTCTGGAGCTGTACCCAAG GTGGTGGAGAGTCCATGTGATTCTGCTCTGGTTCCTGATGGAGCGGCATTGTCGGCTTTTCAGTACTTCGAGAATGTGAGAAATTTCCTCGTGGCTGTGCAGGAAATGGGAATTCCTACTTTCGAGGCATCTGATCTGGAACAA CCTACTAATTGTTCATTGAGTATGCTTGTTCGTGCGGTTCTGCTGGATAAGAAGCCTGAAGAAGTTCCAATG TTGGTGGAATCTGTGCTAAGTAAAGTTGTGGAGGAGTTTGAGCATCGTATTGCAAGCCAATTGGAGCTG ATGAAAACAACTCCAAAAGATATGGCCTTTTCTCATGGCAACAGATTGAAATTTGCTTCAGGTGATAAGAAG ACTGaagacaaaaatgaaaaggtGAGAAAGGAAGAGGAATTCATCCAAAAAACATATGTTTCTGATGAGAAATCAAAAGGGCGACTCTTGAAACAAAAAATGGCCTTTGATCAACAGCATAGAGACCTTCAA gaACTAAAGCATACTCTTCACACTACAAAAGCTGGTATGCAGTTTATGCAGATGAAGTTTCACGAAGAGCTGAACAATCTTG GTATGCACATTCATGGTCTAGCTCATGCTGCTTCTGGGTTCCATAGAGTTCTTGAGGAAAATCGCAAGCTATACAATCAAGTGCAGGATCTCAAGG GAAGTATTAGGGTTTACTGTCGAGTGAGACCCTTCTTGTCAGgacaatccaatcatttcagcATTGTAGATTATACAGAAGATGAAATTATCACCATCAGTACTCCATTGAAGCATGGGAAAGGCCGGTCTTTCAGCTTCAATAAGGTCTTTGGGCCATCTGCAACTCAAG CGGAGGTCTTCTCTGATATGCAGCCTTTGATTCGGTCTGTTCTTGATGGTTTTAATGTTTGCATATTTGCATATGGCCAAACGGGATCTGGAAAAACTTACACCATG ACTGGACCCAGAGAGCTTACAGACAAAAGCCAAGGAGTAAATTATAGGGCTTTGAGTGATTTGTTTCATTTAGCAAAGCAAAGAGAGGAAACTTTCTGCTATGATGTTTCTGTTCAGATGATTGAGATTTATAATGAGCAAGTCAGGGATCTCCTCATTACTGATGGAACAAACAAAAG ATTAGAAATTCGTAATAATTCTCATAACGGACTTAATGTACCAGATGCAAACCTTATGCCAGTGTCATCAACGTCTGATGTTATTGATCTGATGAACCTTGGACAAAGGAATCGTGCAGTGGGTGCAACAGCCCTAAATGATCGTAGTAGTCGCTCTCACAG TTGTTTAACTGTTCATGTCCAAGGAAGAGACTTGACATCCGGAACTATTCTCCGTGGTTGTATGCATCTGGTTGATCTGGCAGGAAGTGAGAGGGTAAACAAATCTGAAGTGACAGGAGATAGGCTCAAAGAAGCACAGCATATAAACAGATCTCTGTCAGCTTTGGGTGATGTAATATCTTCCCTTGCCCAAAAGAATCCGCATGTTCCTTACAGAAATAGCAAACTCACACAACTGCTCCAAGATTCACTCG GAGGGCAGGCCAAGACACTGATGTTTGTTCACATAAGCCCTGAGCCTGATGCTCTTGGAGAAACAATCAGTACACTTAAATTTGCAGAGAGAGTTGCCACTGTCGAGCTTGGTGCTGCCAGAGTAAACAAAGATAACGCAGACGTCAAGGAGCTCAAAGAACAg ATTGCCAGTCTTAAGGCAGCACTGGCCAGGAAAGGGGAGCCGGAGTACATGCAAACTTCTGTTTCTCGAAGCTCTGAAAAATACAGGATGAAACCTAGTGGGTTATCTccatttcaatctaaaaagCAGGATGCAGGTTTTTTGGGAGATCGAAGTAGCTGTCGGCAACCAATGGGTGATGTTGGCAACAATATTGAG GTCCTTAAGAAATCTGCCTCGAGGCAAAAGACGCAAAGTTTTGATCTTGATGAGCTATTAGTGAATTCTCCTCCCTGGCATCCGGTGGGTGGTAATGGCCGGAACTATGGAGAAGATGACAGAGAAATGGGATCGGGTGAGTGGGTTGATAAAGTCATGGTAAATAAGCATGATGTAGGCAAAGTTGAAAACCCTTTTGGAAGTTGGGCAGAAGATAATGGGGACTTGGCTGATGTATTTTACCAGAAATATCTCCCAGATTCTTCCCAAAGTTACCCACATCAATCCAATAATATGTTTATGGGAGGCAACCAGTTCAATGTCACTAGCACTGATGAAATGGATGAACATGATGCCACCACCAGTGATTCTTCAGACCCAGACTTGCTTTGGCAATTCAATCATACAAAACTTACCAGCATGACGCATGGAATTGGggcaaaacccaagaaatccaaTCCAAAGCCAGAAAATAGCCCAGAACTAAG CAAGAATACCAAGGCTTCTCTAGGCCCTTCACCTTTAGGGAAACTATCAAAAGGGGCGGGGGCTCATCTGCAGTGGAGTGGGAGGCAGCAATCTTCAATGGAGACGAAACGCAAAGCTGGGAACAGAAAATAG
- the LOC121262514 gene encoding kinesin-like protein KIN-14I isoform X3, which yields MAAKTTTMEGALSFSVADVVEDVLQQHGNRHSGLDLESRKAKEAASIRFTLELYPRCQLHPQVVESPCDSALVPDGAALSAFQYFENVRNFLVAVQEMGIPTFEASDLEQGGKSARVVNCVLALQSYSEWKQTGGNGVWKFGGSVKPTVSAKSFVRKNSEPFTNSLSRNFSMGEKSLNALSFDIESNKMPTNCSLSMLVRAVLLDKKPEEVPMLVESVLSKVVEEFEHRIASQLELMKTTPKDMAFSHGNRLKFASGDKKTEDKNEKVRKEEEFIQKTYVSDEKSKGRLLKQKMAFDQQHRDLQELKHTLHTTKAGMQFMQMKFHEELNNLGMHIHGLAHAASGFHRVLEENRKLYNQVQDLKGSIRVYCRVRPFLSGQSNHFSIVDYTEDEIITISTPLKHGKGRSFSFNKVFGPSATQAEVFSDMQPLIRSVLDGFNVCIFAYGQTGSGKTYTMTGPRELTDKSQGVNYRALSDLFHLAKQREETFCYDVSVQMIEIYNEQVRDLLITDGTNKRLEIRNNSHNGLNVPDANLMPVSSTSDVIDLMNLGQRNRAVGATALNDRSSRSHSCLTVHVQGRDLTSGTILRGCMHLVDLAGSERVNKSEVTGDRLKEAQHINRSLSALGDVISSLAQKNPHVPYRNSKLTQLLQDSLGGQAKTLMFVHISPEPDALGETISTLKFAERVATVELGAARVNKDNADVKELKEQIASLKAALARKGEPEYMQTSVSRSSEKYRMKPSGLSPFQSKKQDAGFLGDRSSCRQPMGDVGNNIEVLKKSASRQKTQSFDLDELLVNSPPWHPVGGNGRNYGEDDREMGSGEWVDKVMVNKHDVGKVENPFGSWAEDNGDLADVFYQKYLPDSSQSYPHQSNNMFMGGNQFNVTSTDEMDEHDATTSDSSDPDLLWQFNHTKLTSMTHGIGAKPKKSNPKPENSPELSKNTKASLGPSPLGKLSKGAGAHLQWSGRQQSSMETKRKAGNRK from the exons ATGGCAGCGAAGACGACGACGATGGAGGGTGCATTGTCATTTTCGGTGGCGGATGTGGTCGAGGATGTACTCCAGCAGCACGGGAACCGCCACAGCGGTCTTGATCTCGAGTCTAGAAAAGCTAAGGAAGCag CGTCG ATAAGGTTCACTCTGGAGCTGTACCCAAGGTGTCAACTTCATCC TCAGGTGGTGGAGAGTCCATGTGATTCTGCTCTGGTTCCTGATGGAGCGGCATTGTCGGCTTTTCAGTACTTCGAGAATGTGAGAAATTTCCTCGTGGCTGTGCAGGAAATGGGAATTCCTACTTTCGAGGCATCTGATCTGGAACAA GGAGGAAAATCTGCAAGAGTAGTGAATTGTGTTCTGGCGCTTCAATCATACAGCGAATGGAAACAGACTGGGGGAAATGGAGTATGGAAATTTGGTGGAAGTGTGAAACCCACCGTGTCAGCCAAATCTTTTGTTAGGAAAAATTCGGAGCCTTTCACAAATTCCTTGTCAAGGAACTTCTCAATGGGTGAGAAATCTTTGAATGCGCTGTCCTTCGACATTGAGTCTAATAAAATG CCTACTAATTGTTCATTGAGTATGCTTGTTCGTGCGGTTCTGCTGGATAAGAAGCCTGAAGAAGTTCCAATG TTGGTGGAATCTGTGCTAAGTAAAGTTGTGGAGGAGTTTGAGCATCGTATTGCAAGCCAATTGGAGCTG ATGAAAACAACTCCAAAAGATATGGCCTTTTCTCATGGCAACAGATTGAAATTTGCTTCAGGTGATAAGAAG ACTGaagacaaaaatgaaaaggtGAGAAAGGAAGAGGAATTCATCCAAAAAACATATGTTTCTGATGAGAAATCAAAAGGGCGACTCTTGAAACAAAAAATGGCCTTTGATCAACAGCATAGAGACCTTCAA gaACTAAAGCATACTCTTCACACTACAAAAGCTGGTATGCAGTTTATGCAGATGAAGTTTCACGAAGAGCTGAACAATCTTG GTATGCACATTCATGGTCTAGCTCATGCTGCTTCTGGGTTCCATAGAGTTCTTGAGGAAAATCGCAAGCTATACAATCAAGTGCAGGATCTCAAGG GAAGTATTAGGGTTTACTGTCGAGTGAGACCCTTCTTGTCAGgacaatccaatcatttcagcATTGTAGATTATACAGAAGATGAAATTATCACCATCAGTACTCCATTGAAGCATGGGAAAGGCCGGTCTTTCAGCTTCAATAAGGTCTTTGGGCCATCTGCAACTCAAG CGGAGGTCTTCTCTGATATGCAGCCTTTGATTCGGTCTGTTCTTGATGGTTTTAATGTTTGCATATTTGCATATGGCCAAACGGGATCTGGAAAAACTTACACCATG ACTGGACCCAGAGAGCTTACAGACAAAAGCCAAGGAGTAAATTATAGGGCTTTGAGTGATTTGTTTCATTTAGCAAAGCAAAGAGAGGAAACTTTCTGCTATGATGTTTCTGTTCAGATGATTGAGATTTATAATGAGCAAGTCAGGGATCTCCTCATTACTGATGGAACAAACAAAAG ATTAGAAATTCGTAATAATTCTCATAACGGACTTAATGTACCAGATGCAAACCTTATGCCAGTGTCATCAACGTCTGATGTTATTGATCTGATGAACCTTGGACAAAGGAATCGTGCAGTGGGTGCAACAGCCCTAAATGATCGTAGTAGTCGCTCTCACAG TTGTTTAACTGTTCATGTCCAAGGAAGAGACTTGACATCCGGAACTATTCTCCGTGGTTGTATGCATCTGGTTGATCTGGCAGGAAGTGAGAGGGTAAACAAATCTGAAGTGACAGGAGATAGGCTCAAAGAAGCACAGCATATAAACAGATCTCTGTCAGCTTTGGGTGATGTAATATCTTCCCTTGCCCAAAAGAATCCGCATGTTCCTTACAGAAATAGCAAACTCACACAACTGCTCCAAGATTCACTCG GAGGGCAGGCCAAGACACTGATGTTTGTTCACATAAGCCCTGAGCCTGATGCTCTTGGAGAAACAATCAGTACACTTAAATTTGCAGAGAGAGTTGCCACTGTCGAGCTTGGTGCTGCCAGAGTAAACAAAGATAACGCAGACGTCAAGGAGCTCAAAGAACAg ATTGCCAGTCTTAAGGCAGCACTGGCCAGGAAAGGGGAGCCGGAGTACATGCAAACTTCTGTTTCTCGAAGCTCTGAAAAATACAGGATGAAACCTAGTGGGTTATCTccatttcaatctaaaaagCAGGATGCAGGTTTTTTGGGAGATCGAAGTAGCTGTCGGCAACCAATGGGTGATGTTGGCAACAATATTGAG GTCCTTAAGAAATCTGCCTCGAGGCAAAAGACGCAAAGTTTTGATCTTGATGAGCTATTAGTGAATTCTCCTCCCTGGCATCCGGTGGGTGGTAATGGCCGGAACTATGGAGAAGATGACAGAGAAATGGGATCGGGTGAGTGGGTTGATAAAGTCATGGTAAATAAGCATGATGTAGGCAAAGTTGAAAACCCTTTTGGAAGTTGGGCAGAAGATAATGGGGACTTGGCTGATGTATTTTACCAGAAATATCTCCCAGATTCTTCCCAAAGTTACCCACATCAATCCAATAATATGTTTATGGGAGGCAACCAGTTCAATGTCACTAGCACTGATGAAATGGATGAACATGATGCCACCACCAGTGATTCTTCAGACCCAGACTTGCTTTGGCAATTCAATCATACAAAACTTACCAGCATGACGCATGGAATTGGggcaaaacccaagaaatccaaTCCAAAGCCAGAAAATAGCCCAGAACTAAG CAAGAATACCAAGGCTTCTCTAGGCCCTTCACCTTTAGGGAAACTATCAAAAGGGGCGGGGGCTCATCTGCAGTGGAGTGGGAGGCAGCAATCTTCAATGGAGACGAAACGCAAAGCTGGGAACAGAAAATAG
- the LOC121262514 gene encoding kinesin-like protein KIN-14I isoform X1, with amino-acid sequence MAAKTTTMEGALSFSVADVVEDVLQQHGNRHSGLDLESRKAKEAASRRKEAAGWLRKMVGVVAAKDLPAEPSEEEFRLGLRSGIILCNALNKVHSGAVPKVVESPCDSALVPDGAALSAFQYFENVRNFLVAVQEMGIPTFEASDLEQGGKSARVVNCVLALQSYSEWKQTGGNGVWKFGGSVKPTVSAKSFVRKNSEPFTNSLSRNFSMGEKSLNALSFDIESNKMPTNCSLSMLVRAVLLDKKPEEVPMLVESVLSKVVEEFEHRIASQLELMKTTPKDMAFSHGNRLKFASGDKKTEDKNEKVRKEEEFIQKTYVSDEKSKGRLLKQKMAFDQQHRDLQELKHTLHTTKAGMQFMQMKFHEELNNLGMHIHGLAHAASGFHRVLEENRKLYNQVQDLKGSIRVYCRVRPFLSGQSNHFSIVDYTEDEIITISTPLKHGKGRSFSFNKVFGPSATQAEVFSDMQPLIRSVLDGFNVCIFAYGQTGSGKTYTMTGPRELTDKSQGVNYRALSDLFHLAKQREETFCYDVSVQMIEIYNEQVRDLLITDGTNKRLEIRNNSHNGLNVPDANLMPVSSTSDVIDLMNLGQRNRAVGATALNDRSSRSHSCLTVHVQGRDLTSGTILRGCMHLVDLAGSERVNKSEVTGDRLKEAQHINRSLSALGDVISSLAQKNPHVPYRNSKLTQLLQDSLGGQAKTLMFVHISPEPDALGETISTLKFAERVATVELGAARVNKDNADVKELKEQIASLKAALARKGEPEYMQTSVSRSSEKYRMKPSGLSPFQSKKQDAGFLGDRSSCRQPMGDVGNNIEVLKKSASRQKTQSFDLDELLVNSPPWHPVGGNGRNYGEDDREMGSGEWVDKVMVNKHDVGKVENPFGSWAEDNGDLADVFYQKYLPDSSQSYPHQSNNMFMGGNQFNVTSTDEMDEHDATTSDSSDPDLLWQFNHTKLTSMTHGIGAKPKKSNPKPENSPELSKNTKASLGPSPLGKLSKGAGAHLQWSGRQQSSMETKRKAGNRK; translated from the exons ATGGCAGCGAAGACGACGACGATGGAGGGTGCATTGTCATTTTCGGTGGCGGATGTGGTCGAGGATGTACTCCAGCAGCACGGGAACCGCCACAGCGGTCTTGATCTCGAGTCTAGAAAAGCTAAGGAAGCag CGTCGAGAAGAAAAGAAGCGGCGGGGTGGCTGAGAAAGATGGTAGGAGTAGTCGCGGCGAAGGATTTGCCAGCGGAGCCTTCGGAGGAAGAGTTCAGGCTTGGATTGAGAAGTGGGATTATTCTGTGCAATGCTCTCAATAAGGTTCACTCTGGAGCTGTACCCAAG GTGGTGGAGAGTCCATGTGATTCTGCTCTGGTTCCTGATGGAGCGGCATTGTCGGCTTTTCAGTACTTCGAGAATGTGAGAAATTTCCTCGTGGCTGTGCAGGAAATGGGAATTCCTACTTTCGAGGCATCTGATCTGGAACAA GGAGGAAAATCTGCAAGAGTAGTGAATTGTGTTCTGGCGCTTCAATCATACAGCGAATGGAAACAGACTGGGGGAAATGGAGTATGGAAATTTGGTGGAAGTGTGAAACCCACCGTGTCAGCCAAATCTTTTGTTAGGAAAAATTCGGAGCCTTTCACAAATTCCTTGTCAAGGAACTTCTCAATGGGTGAGAAATCTTTGAATGCGCTGTCCTTCGACATTGAGTCTAATAAAATG CCTACTAATTGTTCATTGAGTATGCTTGTTCGTGCGGTTCTGCTGGATAAGAAGCCTGAAGAAGTTCCAATG TTGGTGGAATCTGTGCTAAGTAAAGTTGTGGAGGAGTTTGAGCATCGTATTGCAAGCCAATTGGAGCTG ATGAAAACAACTCCAAAAGATATGGCCTTTTCTCATGGCAACAGATTGAAATTTGCTTCAGGTGATAAGAAG ACTGaagacaaaaatgaaaaggtGAGAAAGGAAGAGGAATTCATCCAAAAAACATATGTTTCTGATGAGAAATCAAAAGGGCGACTCTTGAAACAAAAAATGGCCTTTGATCAACAGCATAGAGACCTTCAA gaACTAAAGCATACTCTTCACACTACAAAAGCTGGTATGCAGTTTATGCAGATGAAGTTTCACGAAGAGCTGAACAATCTTG GTATGCACATTCATGGTCTAGCTCATGCTGCTTCTGGGTTCCATAGAGTTCTTGAGGAAAATCGCAAGCTATACAATCAAGTGCAGGATCTCAAGG GAAGTATTAGGGTTTACTGTCGAGTGAGACCCTTCTTGTCAGgacaatccaatcatttcagcATTGTAGATTATACAGAAGATGAAATTATCACCATCAGTACTCCATTGAAGCATGGGAAAGGCCGGTCTTTCAGCTTCAATAAGGTCTTTGGGCCATCTGCAACTCAAG CGGAGGTCTTCTCTGATATGCAGCCTTTGATTCGGTCTGTTCTTGATGGTTTTAATGTTTGCATATTTGCATATGGCCAAACGGGATCTGGAAAAACTTACACCATG ACTGGACCCAGAGAGCTTACAGACAAAAGCCAAGGAGTAAATTATAGGGCTTTGAGTGATTTGTTTCATTTAGCAAAGCAAAGAGAGGAAACTTTCTGCTATGATGTTTCTGTTCAGATGATTGAGATTTATAATGAGCAAGTCAGGGATCTCCTCATTACTGATGGAACAAACAAAAG ATTAGAAATTCGTAATAATTCTCATAACGGACTTAATGTACCAGATGCAAACCTTATGCCAGTGTCATCAACGTCTGATGTTATTGATCTGATGAACCTTGGACAAAGGAATCGTGCAGTGGGTGCAACAGCCCTAAATGATCGTAGTAGTCGCTCTCACAG TTGTTTAACTGTTCATGTCCAAGGAAGAGACTTGACATCCGGAACTATTCTCCGTGGTTGTATGCATCTGGTTGATCTGGCAGGAAGTGAGAGGGTAAACAAATCTGAAGTGACAGGAGATAGGCTCAAAGAAGCACAGCATATAAACAGATCTCTGTCAGCTTTGGGTGATGTAATATCTTCCCTTGCCCAAAAGAATCCGCATGTTCCTTACAGAAATAGCAAACTCACACAACTGCTCCAAGATTCACTCG GAGGGCAGGCCAAGACACTGATGTTTGTTCACATAAGCCCTGAGCCTGATGCTCTTGGAGAAACAATCAGTACACTTAAATTTGCAGAGAGAGTTGCCACTGTCGAGCTTGGTGCTGCCAGAGTAAACAAAGATAACGCAGACGTCAAGGAGCTCAAAGAACAg ATTGCCAGTCTTAAGGCAGCACTGGCCAGGAAAGGGGAGCCGGAGTACATGCAAACTTCTGTTTCTCGAAGCTCTGAAAAATACAGGATGAAACCTAGTGGGTTATCTccatttcaatctaaaaagCAGGATGCAGGTTTTTTGGGAGATCGAAGTAGCTGTCGGCAACCAATGGGTGATGTTGGCAACAATATTGAG GTCCTTAAGAAATCTGCCTCGAGGCAAAAGACGCAAAGTTTTGATCTTGATGAGCTATTAGTGAATTCTCCTCCCTGGCATCCGGTGGGTGGTAATGGCCGGAACTATGGAGAAGATGACAGAGAAATGGGATCGGGTGAGTGGGTTGATAAAGTCATGGTAAATAAGCATGATGTAGGCAAAGTTGAAAACCCTTTTGGAAGTTGGGCAGAAGATAATGGGGACTTGGCTGATGTATTTTACCAGAAATATCTCCCAGATTCTTCCCAAAGTTACCCACATCAATCCAATAATATGTTTATGGGAGGCAACCAGTTCAATGTCACTAGCACTGATGAAATGGATGAACATGATGCCACCACCAGTGATTCTTCAGACCCAGACTTGCTTTGGCAATTCAATCATACAAAACTTACCAGCATGACGCATGGAATTGGggcaaaacccaagaaatccaaTCCAAAGCCAGAAAATAGCCCAGAACTAAG CAAGAATACCAAGGCTTCTCTAGGCCCTTCACCTTTAGGGAAACTATCAAAAGGGGCGGGGGCTCATCTGCAGTGGAGTGGGAGGCAGCAATCTTCAATGGAGACGAAACGCAAAGCTGGGAACAGAAAATAG